Proteins found in one Deltaproteobacteria bacterium IMCC39524 genomic segment:
- a CDS encoding LemA family protein, producing MKRFVLLLIVALVTLPALSGCGYNQIQKNEEGVFAAWADVEATYQRRSDLIPNLVETVKAYASHEKETLQAVTEARASVGKTQIKTGDLGDPAAMAKFQQAQGALSGALSRLLVTVERYPDLKANQNFLDLQHQLEGTENRINVARQRYNKAVQTFNSSIRTFPNNLTNKFLLNLDRKEPFKAEAGAETAPKVKF from the coding sequence ATCGTCGCTCTTGTTACCTTGCCTGCTCTCAGCGGTTGCGGCTACAACCAGATCCAGAAAAATGAAGAAGGTGTCTTTGCCGCCTGGGCTGATGTTGAAGCAACTTATCAGAGACGCAGCGACCTGATTCCCAACCTGGTTGAAACAGTCAAGGCTTATGCTTCGCACGAGAAGGAGACTCTACAGGCCGTTACCGAAGCCCGTGCCAGCGTCGGCAAAACCCAGATTAAAACCGGCGACCTCGGCGATCCTGCGGCTATGGCTAAATTCCAGCAGGCCCAGGGCGCTCTTTCCGGTGCACTTTCAAGATTGCTGGTGACTGTCGAACGTTACCCTGATTTGAAGGCAAACCAGAATTTTCTTGATCTGCAACACCAGCTGGAAGGGACCGAAAACCGTATCAACGTTGCTCGCCAGCGCTACAACAAGGCGGTACAAACCTTCAATAGTTCGATTCGGACCTTTCCCAACAACCTGACCAACAAGTTCCTGCTCAACCTGGATCGCAAGGAACCCTTTAAGGCAGAAGCCGGTGCCGAAACAGCACCCAAGGTTAAGTTTTAA
- a CDS encoding TPM domain-containing protein, with protein sequence MRRFVLLILLLLLPLNVMALEVPKHTGYVNDLAGLISSATELQIENFLRGFEASDSTQLVVLTVDSLQGDVLEEYSLKVAENWGIGQKGKDNGALLLIAKQERKIRIEVGYGLEGKLTDLLAGRIIDNDITPHFKAGDYEGGVVAGITGMAEAVRGEYQGTVTTSRKKKRNPLGSLALLLFLGPGLMLLGKGGGRRGRRGGSGFWIGGMGGGGGGFGGGGGGFGGGGGGFGGGGSSGGW encoded by the coding sequence ATGCGTCGATTTGTTTTGCTTATTCTGCTTCTTCTCTTACCACTAAATGTTATGGCGCTTGAGGTGCCAAAGCACACAGGTTATGTTAATGACCTGGCGGGATTAATTTCGTCGGCAACGGAACTGCAGATCGAAAACTTTCTGCGTGGCTTCGAGGCCAGCGATTCGACCCAGTTGGTGGTGTTGACCGTCGATTCTCTGCAGGGTGATGTTCTGGAGGAATACAGCCTGAAGGTCGCCGAAAACTGGGGCATAGGGCAGAAGGGCAAGGATAACGGTGCGTTGCTGTTGATCGCCAAACAGGAGCGAAAGATTCGTATCGAGGTGGGGTACGGTCTGGAAGGAAAACTCACCGACCTGCTTGCCGGGCGCATTATTGACAATGACATCACTCCACACTTCAAGGCTGGTGATTACGAAGGTGGTGTTGTCGCCGGTATCACAGGGATGGCCGAAGCGGTTCGTGGAGAATATCAGGGAACCGTGACGACGTCTCGTAAGAAAAAACGCAACCCCTTAGGTTCGTTGGCGCTGCTGCTTTTTCTTGGCCCTGGCCTTATGCTGCTCGGTAAAGGTGGCGGCCGGCGTGGCCGACGTGGGGGCAGCGGTTTCTGGATTGGCGGTATGGGTGGCGGAGGCGGCGGCTTTGGTGGTGGAGGCGGCGGCTTTGGTGGTGGAGGCGGCGGCTTTGGTGGTGGAGGTTCTTCGGGCGGCTGGTAA